The DNA sequence GCAGAGTTATATTTTGATGCCTTGGAAAATGTCCCTTTCTATCTGTAAAGGCTAGTATTTATGTCAatcaaaaagaacaaaaaaattctcaatcaaTCATTCATCAAAATTTGCACAACTTTCACAAGTTGTTCATAAGCTAGAATAGGCTGATCACTGACCAAACAACTTTGGCCCAAGAAAGCCACACCACCATACCTAGATGATCAGTCCTTTTGTCAATGATCCTATTTGATGCTATTAAAGATTTAGATTAATGCAACTGAAATTAATAATATGATTTCTTAAGCAACTCTTTGGAAAACCCTGTCCTGTAAAAGGACTAGTCATATAATAAGAACAACAAAGGAGAACAAGTGTAATAGCTCAACAAGCTACCTGATCACAAGAGAAGATAGCCCAAGCCAAGGCCTTCTTGAGTAGAACACCCCCCTTAATGATGCTCACCACACACCTCACCCCCTGGACCAGACTGTAGCCTGCAGCTATCCCATTAGCAACCACCAAGAACCTGCCAGTCCAACCAAAACGTATTCAGTGATGTCAACTTTGTGCCATCATGAGAGAAGAATGCAAAGCAATGATGTGTGGTGAAGAGAtttggaagaagaaagaatgaaagAGACACCATGAAGCAATCTGCAATGAAGTGAACCAGTCATGGCTACACAAGGACTAGGAGGAATGAGAAGAAGGGCTTACACCAGAGCTTTCATGTCAGTGAATCTGGCCTTCTTCTCCACCGAGAAGAACTCCCTAACCTGGGTAGCAGACCCTATCAGAGCAGCAGCAAGAaccccaagcccacatatggcacACCTCAGCACAACCTCAGCCACCTCCATCCTCCTCCCCACAGCTCTCAACTTCCCACCCCCATAATACACAGGCACATTCCCTGGGCTCATCCCAACCTCTGGCCTCATCTGCTCACTCAGATTCTTGATAACGGACAAGACAAGAAGCTCAAGAAAACAGCAGCAACCTCTCCTCTCCGTTTATACCCCCCAAGTTCTTCCAAAGCCCACCTCTTCACAAGCAAAGGAGCCAAGGGCTATAAAGAGGAGCTGTCCCAGATGGCATTCGATAGCTTGTGAGTCTGGGTTTTCATAGACTGCAATGTCCTTTATTGCTAGAACCAAGGGGAATTGAATTCCCATTTAAGGATGGCCGGTGGGGGCTTCATGAGTTCACCATCTGCAGCACAAGCAGCTTGTTGCTTTGTGTGCACAGTGTCTGAAACCACTGACGTGTGTGGCATGCTCTCCTAATGCATCAAAAACAGAAGTACTGTGGCCataatgatgagtggaagagggaaGGTAGTAGAATCTTACATCACACTGGGCAGTCATTGGGATTTGTCTGAGGTTGGATTGCTTTTAATTGCTCCATATAAACACCAACTCTTTGGAGCCATTGCTGGACTTCAGCTTTGCTGCACTTTGATAGCTTTTCATGCACATCAGAATATATCTCAGATCACAAGCAAGCATCACAACATTGGCAGCTTGTTCTTTCAGTTCTGAAGAACTGAGAACTGAATAGCACAAAGACTCAAAACTGATTAGCTTAATCCGAGTGTCAATTTGATTAATTTATTACTGTAAAATTGACATCAGATTTAATGATCCACATCTTTCATGTGATGCTACCATTTTTTTAACTTCTTCTCTATCATACAAAGAAAATGATCCAGTGCACAAGAAGTGATATAAAGATTGAACAACTGAATTCTAGCAGCTAAATTGAAGAAATATCCCTATGCAATTAGGATAATTCAAGCTTATAGCATGATTAAGAACTTGGAGGATTGAAGAGCAATTCAAGAGAAAAATAGATTGATTACTAATGTgaatttctctaaatgcaaaatgTTGAAAGGATAAGAAGCTCTTTCCTATCTCTGACAAGGTTTGGTGTGTTGGATTGCAATATTGCAGTTAATGTTCCATATCTTACATGGATGTCCTTCTCAATCATTCACATGATCTCCTAGAATTGTGGGGTTGACATGATAAAGAAGAACAAATTTGTTGCATCGACTGGTAGTACATTTCAATTACCATGGAGTATAATCAACAGAAGAGATTTTGCTGCACATTGGAATTAATTCCACAGCTTCAAAACAAAAATGGAATGAACACCTTGTCAGCTGTGGCAGTCTCAGTGATTCATGGAATGATTCGGAAGCATTCTAGTTGAATGACGAAGCAGGAAAGATGGGGTTTAATCTGCATAAAACTTGAAGCCAAGCTGGTAACTAATGCATGGATCAGGAACTGTACTGACAATAAGATGTTCTGGCATCAAATCCTCAGGGCAAAGAAATCCTCGAAACAAATTATTCCTTAGTTGTCAGGAACAAAAACTAGGTCTCTTGGAAAGTATCAGGTGCCAGCCACTAGATTGATGTCTTCATAAGCTTCAGCTTTAAATACCACATTCTGTGCAAAAAAAGCAATCAAACTGTGCACCAGCCAGAATTCTTGTACTGATGTATCTGTGTCAGCTCATTCTCATGAATCAAACCCTAATTTACATCCATAGAGTTGCTCTGCTGTTGTATTCTCTCTCTCCCAAGTTGGATAACATGATATATCTCTTCTGCTCATTGCCTGTTCATGTCAGGTATAATGAGAAAAAGATACCATATATCAGAATAAAGCTGTTAGACTGCCACAGCAGTTAAACGACAGTTACCCACTTAATAGCCGGTAATAGTCATTAACAACATTCACTGTATCACAAGCTATTAGCAATATTATAACAAAACATGAGGAAATGAGAGGAGTGATCATTACTATTGATCAAACTACTAGAAACATGTCAAAGGAGGATTAAGATTGGGAGAGCAATAGATGACAGGAAAATAGTAACTGCTGTTTCTAAGCCACAAAAAAATTAATCTTGAGGAGCCATCAGTGATGTACTGACAAGGTCAATTTGAAGTGTGAACTTCTAAATAAATAGGAATAGGTGTGCATAATGGCTTACCAGACCAGAAAATCACAAGGTTGGTCAAGCTTGACTGACTGTGATGCTTCTCCGCGCTCGCTTAGGCATTGTCTTCTCTCACCACCTTGAGGTGTGCTAGATAAAGTGCTTTAGAACAAAAACCAGAATAACTTCTTAGCAGTGAAATCTTTAAACCATCATGACATTCCATCCACCATATCAGACTCGAAAAATTGTGCTACAGAAGAGTATAGTTGCTGTGCTTCAAAAGGTTTTGATACATAATCATCCATACCACATCGTAGACATTCTTCATGTGTTGCTTGAATAACGTTGGCTGTAATAGCTAGTATAGGTATGTGCCAATGAACTACATTGCCATATAATTCCAGTGATGCATCCTCCGGACCTGATCAGCTCATTGACTATGTTTTCCATGAGACGGATCTGTCTTGTGGCTTCAAAGCTGCAAAAAATAAGAAATATATCTCAAAGTCTTCAAAGAAATCCCACTAACAAACCAAAAAATTTATGTGGTTTTGTTAATAAATTCTTAAGAAAAGATTTCGGTTAGTTGAGAATGGATTACAATGAATTGTTTATTTCCATATACATAAAGTCATGAAGACATTCTTAAAATTCTTAGATAAAGAAGTTAATtgaaaataataagaaagaaCAATAGCTAGTAATCATTTAACAGGGGCAGTAGCAATATATTAACTAAAAAGTAAGAAGTAATGCAATACTGaatgcagaaaataaaagatgAATAAAAAATCCATGATAAATTCATAGGTCAATAACAAAATAgccagaaaacaaaaaagaaatagatATAACAAATACATTCTACAGtaaattttgaagatttgaatTTTTTTGATTTAGAATGTGGCAAGGGCCCTTAGATGACAAGCCTGGGTGTCATGGTAAGGTTGCCCCAATTTTGCCAAGGCCTTGAAATAGTGGTCAACACCACTTATCCTCTCAGATTGAAACTGGTCCTAGCTTATAGACACAAAATTCTAAGGTGTAAGAATAAGTTTGTCAAAACAGAATGGTCTTTGGTGAATGATGCTCTATGCAATGATTCTAAATAGAGAAGAAAATAGGGATTCAAAAAACCTCATATGAGGTGTGGTCATGGATTCAGTGCACTTCATGAAACATAGCAAACTTAAATAGCCAAAACAGAAAAGACAACCATCTTATTGACAATacgaaagacaatgaaaaatacccATCCATTTCTGGCATTTTAACATCCATAAAGCAAGCATCAAAATTGTGTGGAGGTTGTAGCATTTTAATAGCCTCCTTCCCACTGTCTGCACTTGTAACTGTAGCGCCATATTTCTCTAAAACAGCAGCAGCGACTTTACAGTTGATTGCATTGTCATCAACAACTAGGATGTTTTTTCCACTGAGAAGACTTTGAAGTGGCATTGATTTGCCTTTGAATTGCTGCCTCTTGTGCTCCATGCCTAGTGCTTTCCACAGACAAGCAGCAATGATACCTGGGCGCAGTGGTTTCAGTATACTATCAACATATCCTGCTGACTTCAGTTCATGAACCTCGGTGGGGCTTTGGGAAGTTACTACCAGAAACATATTTGGCAGACTTCCTAAAGGCATCGCTGCACCATTTTTCCTGCAATCTAAAAGAAGGTGAGGAAATAATATGCCCTCACCCTCACCTCAGGCATCTTTATCGACAAATACCATGTCAAAACGCTCTCTTCCACTGagcgaaaaaaaaaagaagcattaCCAGTAATGCAAGGTTTTTTTTTATCAGATAACTTCAAACATATTATTACAACATCAAGGTGTCCCATGCTAAATTTGAGCTATCATAATAGATTCATAATATGTACGTTGTTATGCATCCTGTTGGGCCTTCTTCTACTTGAAAAATACGTTAGTTCTTATTGTACTTCAACACCCTGAATCTAGTAATGGAAAGTTTAGTGGGAAGTCCTTTGAGAAAAAACAAGAGAGAATGAAGGATAACAAGCACATGACAAACATGAAAAGTACCATGTCTgtaataggattatcttcttcatCATGATAAAGCTGAATAATGCAACAGCCCAAGAAAATTTGAATACTAAATCCACTATCAAAGTAtcaagaatatatttatattcttgGAAACATGCGTGGGAGGCTGAAGATACAAGGGAAATAGTACCAATTATGCGAGAGAATATAACTGGTGAGTAGACAggagaaatttgagaaatttagcTAAATTTATGGACTCTAATGGGCATCGTTAGTATCTTTAAATATAGCAATTACCTGGTATTGCATGCATCCAATATGGTACCAAGTGCAGAGTCTTGGTTGCTTACAACATCAACATGAATCCC is a window from the Musa acuminata AAA Group cultivar baxijiao chromosome BXJ2-1, Cavendish_Baxijiao_AAA, whole genome shotgun sequence genome containing:
- the LOC135598838 gene encoding CASP-like protein 2B1; its protein translation is MRPEVGMSPGNVPVYYGGGKLRAVGRRMEVAEVVLRCAICGLGVLAAALIGSATQVREFFSVEKKARFTDMKALVFLVVANGIAAGYSLVQGVRCVVSIIKGGVLLKKALAWAIFSCDQALAYVASAAIAAAAEAAELGQSGQAELQWMKLCNLYGKFCTQVGEGIASAFLACLCLVIVSSMSAFNLFRLYGRTKEQNSGSW